In Macaca fascicularis isolate 582-1 chromosome X, T2T-MFA8v1.1, one DNA window encodes the following:
- the PABPC5 gene encoding polyadenylate-binding protein 5 codes for MGSGEPNPAGKKKKYLKAALYVGDLDPDVTEDMLYKKFRPAGPLRFTRICRDPVTRSPLGYGYVNFRFPADAEWALNTMNFDLINGKPFRLMWSQPDDRLRKSGVGNIFIKNLDKSIDNRALFYLFSAFGNILSCKVVCDDNGSKGYAYVHFDSLAAANRAIWHMNGVRLNNRQVYVGRFKFPEERAAEVRTRDRATFTNVFVKNIGDDIDDEKLKELFCEYGPTESVKVIRDASGKSKGFGFVRYETHEAAQKAVLDLHGKSIDGKVLYVGRAQKKIERLAELRRRFERLRLKEKSRPPGVPIYIKNLDETINDEKLKEEFSSFGSISRAKVMMEVGQGKGFGVVCFSSFEEATKAVDEMNGRVVGSKPLHVTLGQARRRC; via the coding sequence ATGGGGAGCGGGGAGCCTAATCCTGctggcaagaaaaagaagtatcTCAAGGCCGCTCTGTACGTGGGTGACTTGGACCCAGATGTCACCGAGGACATGCTCTATAAGAAGTTCAGGCCTGCTGGCCCTCTGCGATTCACCCGAATCTGCCGTGATCCGGTGACCCGCAGCCCCCTGGGCTATGGCTATGTTAACTTCCGCTTTCCCGCGGATGCAGAGTGGGCCTTGAACACCATGAATTTTGATTTGATTAATGGAAAGCCATTCCGCCTTATGTGGTCTCAGCCAGATGACCGCTTAAGAAAGTCTGGAGTGGGAAATATATTCATCAAAAACCTGGACAAATCCATAGACAATAGGGCcctgttttacttattttctgcttttggGAACATTCTGTCCTGCAAAGTCGTATGTGATGACAACGGCTCTAAGGGTTATGCCTATGTGCACTTTGACAGCCTGGCCGCTGCCAATAGAGCCATCTGGCACATGAATGGAGTGCGGCTCAACAACCGCCAGGTGTATGTTGGCAGATTCAAATTCCCAGAAGAGCGGGCGGCTGAGGTCAGAACCAGGGATAGAGCAACTTTCACCAATGTTTTCGTTAAAAACATTGGAGACGACATAGATGACGAAAAACTGAAGGAACTTTTCTGTGAATATGGGCCAACTGAGAGTGTTAAAGTAATAAGAGATGCCAGTGGGAAATCTAAAGGCTTTGGATTTGTGAGATATGAGACACACGAGGCTGCCCAAAAGGCTGTGCTAGACTTGCATGGAAAGTCCATCGATGGAAAAGTCCTCTATGTAGGGCGAGCACAGAAGAAAATTGAACGCCTGGCTGAGTTGAGGCGGAGATTTGAACGGCtgaggttaaaagaaaaaagtcggCCCCCAGGGGTGCCTATCTATATTAAGAACTTGGATGAGACAATCAATGATGAAAAACTGAAGGAggaattttcttcctttggatCAATTAGTCGGGCCAAAGTGATGATGGAAGTGGGGCAAGGCAAAGGATTTGGTGTGGTCTGCTTTTCCTCTTTTGAAGAGGCTACCAAAGCAGTGGATGAGATGAATGGCCGCGTAGTGGGCTCCAAGCCCCTGCACGTCACCCTGGGCCAGGCCAGGCGCAGGTGCTGA